A section of the Clostridium omnivorum genome encodes:
- a CDS encoding flagellar hook assembly protein FlgD, with the protein MGVESVNSSNNQSITESAKITEGATVRGTKINKAGEDMDKNAFLKILAAELSNQDPENTKDSTQYVAQMAQFTSIEQMSNLNNNLSFTGATSLIGKVVLLNQKDSYGNQFGGLVKSVVKDSGVVKVNVEVEENGEPVTKAFPLDNVITVES; encoded by the coding sequence ATGGGAGTAGAATCAGTAAATTCAAGTAATAACCAATCAATAACTGAAAGTGCTAAAATTACTGAAGGTGCAACAGTTAGAGGTACTAAAATCAATAAAGCAGGAGAGGATATGGATAAGAATGCTTTCCTAAAAATTTTAGCCGCAGAACTATCCAATCAAGATCCTGAAAACACAAAGGATTCTACACAATATGTAGCTCAAATGGCACAATTTACATCAATTGAACAAATGTCAAATTTGAATAATAATCTTAGCTTTACTGGTGCAACTTCATTAATTGGAAAGGTTGTGCTTCTAAATCAGAAAGACTCTTATGGAAATCAGTTCGGAGGCTTAGTAAAGAGTGTTGTAAAAGATTCAGGAGTAGTAAAGGTTAATGTTGAGGTAGAAGAGAATGGTGAACCTGTTACTAAAGCATTTCCGCTGGATAATGTGATTACAGTTGAGTCGTAA